In Coccidioides posadasii str. Silveira chromosome 4, complete sequence, one genomic interval encodes:
- a CDS encoding uncharacterized protein (EggNog:ENOG410Q0H8): MAEPQRILLDKAKLNQGLAALDAAMGREPMIYAFSPITMISPGGYPAVTYFQNRSSTEDVDVIIDPGHAVDKDVATAIRNTMKQVGEDLLFGRKWINEDVSMFLTPQARQSLFQDATKQNIVLWDGPHLRVLAAPLEWGLETKLRRLSTTPNHPKVVSDMNDIVVILKFLIDRNGAPLKQNTIQSLNRNGFDVAIKDDVIKKVAAEYQAQYGTQPFC, translated from the exons ATGGCTGAGCCCCAAAGGATACTGCTTGATAAGGCTAAGCTGAACCAGG GACTTGCCGCACTTGATGCCGCAATGGGGCGAGAGCCAATGATCTATGCATTCTCGCCGATCACCATGATATCCCCAGGTGGCTATCCCGCGGTTACATATTTTCAGAATCGGAGTTCCACAGAAGATGTTGACGTCATCATTGATCCGGGGCATGCTGTTGATAAAGACGTTGCAACTGCCATTCGCAATACCATGAAGCAAGTAGGCGAGGATCTACTCTTTGGAAGAAAATGGATCAACGAGGATGTCTCCATGTTCCTTACACCACAGGCTCGTCAGTCTCTTTTCCAAGATGCAACGAAGCAGAACATCGTCCTCTGGGATGGACCACATTTAAGGGTGTTGGCAGCACCGCTGGAATGGGGCCTAGAAACCAAACTCCGACGCCTTTCTACAACGCCAAATCATCCAAAGGTGGTCAGCGATATGAATGACATCGTTGTGATTCTAAAATTCCTGATAGATCGAAACGGGGCCCCCTTAAAGCAAAATACCATTCAGTCATTGAACAGAAACGGTTTTGATGTTGCTATCAAGGATGATGTAATAAAAAAGGTCGCAGCAGAATACCAAGCACAATATGGAACGCAGCCTTTCTGCTAA
- a CDS encoding uncharacterized protein (EggNog:ENOG410Q5B0) yields MAPSPQRQRPKISWWTRMKWRLRSMESPLVLRGTVKRLRLHRWPYLALLRLCLPTTSLSWSYAVPEPLPPLSLVNDPPLCWKRRCEGDIKNLQAIPIWRSRDTPLRSLYRLYEAVMGGDEMLPVVGYETEYFFYQGRRAWELHRIPDPCDPDPIRYAILACIVESLLHAINWRLSIGLRRNGKHIPPTNYDGVNNPYAPYDPVSLPAWTQRVPPVDKQYIAKVMPERMIDPRGRLVLHTDAESDIFEKRNIVASEHKFWTI; encoded by the coding sequence ATGGCCCCTAGCCCACAGCGGCAACGCCCAAAGATAAGCTGGTGGACGCGAATGAAATGGCGATTGCGATCCATGGAGAGCCCACTGGTTCTTCGAGGAACTGTTAAACGTCTTCGTCTCCACAGGTGGCCATATCTTGCTCTCCTTCGCCTATGTCTACCGACTACCTCCTTATCCTGGTCATACGCTGTACCTGAACCCCTCCCTCCTCTATCCCTCGTCAACGATCCACCGCTGTGTTGGAAACGTCGATGTGAGGGCGATATAAAAAATTTGCAAGCAATTCCCATCTGGCGCTCTCGCGATACACCTCTCCGCTCGCTTTATCGTCTCTATGAGGCAGTGATGGGGGGAGATGAAATGCTACCCGTCGTTGGATACGAGACTGAATACTTCTTTTACCAAGGCCGACGGGCATGGGAACTACACCGTATTCCTGATCCATGTGATCCTGATCCTATTCGCTACGCGATCCTTGCTTGTATAGTCGAATCGTTGCTACATGCTATCAACTGGCGCTTGAGCATCGGACTAAGGAGGAATGGTAAGCACATTCCACCAACAAATTATGATGGTGTGAACAATCCATACGCTCCATATGACCCGGTTTCTTTACCAGCATGGACACAACGTGTTCCGCCTGTTGATAAGCAATATATTGCAAAAGTTATGCCCGAGAGAATGATTGATCCGAGAGGAAGGTTGGTGCTACATACAGATGCGGAGAGCGACATCTTcgaaaagagaaatatagtcGCATCGGAGCATAAATTCTGGACCATTTAG